In Sesamum indicum cultivar Zhongzhi No. 13 linkage group LG1, S_indicum_v1.0, whole genome shotgun sequence, the sequence CATAGCTTTACACCACCTCTCATTGGTACTACGCCgtcattttttacttaattgtTGCAATTGAATTGCTCATCACTGCACCAAGGAACAAAATTTGGAATGTAGGCAATAGTTAATGGCAAGTAAATACAGACAGTAAACTAACTGTTCATTTGCTGTCTCAAAGTACTGATCTTCTTACCACAGAAGTTAGCTTGTCAAACCAGAGAATAAAGGGCTTGATCAAATAGATCTTGCTGTATTAGTACACCCATAAAGCATTTTCTTACAAATGGTGAAGCAATGGAAGTGATTGCTTTCTTGacatgaaaaatagaaattaaaatcttgCAAGCCAACAGCTTGAATCCTTTGTTGTAACGACTGGAGCCGAACACACATGGACTCATTTTATCGTCTCAATGTGCATTCTAACTCGACCAAAGACTTATCATCTTAAAATTGCAGGACGAATAGGGACAACATAGGCTAGTTCTATGTACATATAATCATCTTCAAGGCTTTGGACTTGATGGTGTGTTGCATATATGTACAACTTCACCAGAGCAAAGCCCAAAAGAAACAATTGATCTGTACGATATCTAACATAAGAAAACAACAAGCACATGTATCAAAGACAAAGGTAATCAGAAGATTTCTATTCCTAGGCAACATATGTTGTCTGTTCATTAACTGCAAATGGCCTCCACGGAGAGTTTCTTCATAACACTCGGACATGGATCTCCTCCAAAGATTTCAGGTGTCACGGGTACCGTGCAAGATTGTTGCCCAATGCAATACTGCAACAAGAGATAACAGTGAAGTTAGACCTTGAATCCAGAAGAAGTAAATTTTGAGGAAGGATGGCAAAATACCCTCTCAAAAACATCGTATGAATGAAATGCATGACAACTTCCCTCCTGGAAGTTACCACAGGAACCCTGTGGAGTCCCAAAACTAGCGAATTTGATTGATGAAATCTTTTGACCAGCAGCACACGAGAGGTGAGCTTTAGGCCTTAACGGTTTGTTGACTTTCCCAGATGCTTGCAACTGCCAATTCACTAAGGTTGGCTGCCACTCGTATATATCTGCACACACACTCGCTACTTCCCGTTTTACCAGAGAGATTCCATAAGGATTTCCTCCCCATTCTTCGAGTACAACCAACAGATTTCCCGTCGGACGGAGCCACGAACGTGGAACATGATACCTGAGCAGTATGGTTTCTGGTTAAAAAATGTCATATTTCATATCCAAGACGAAAATGTTGAAGCGGGGGAGAGTTTTTGTTTTACCATCTCTGAGAGGCTTTACCGCAGTTGCTTAGGCATTTCTTCTCATTGAACCAACCAGCATAGTTGCAGGCACCACAGTTTCCAGATGCTTTATACTCATTCCAATATCGTCCAATGCTTTGGCCATTTATCCACACTTGACCTTTACTCATGGTATCCATATCTAAAGCCAACGGCTCATTTCCACTTGGGGCGTTGAAAGTAGTCTGAAAATTAAGTGGAAACATAAAGCAGGTTAACGTTAGCTTTTACTCTTAACAAAAGCAATTATAGACTATCACAATATTTTGGGTGAGGCAAAACGTGCAGATACAAGTTGAGTTCAGATGTGTTACCTATTCATTTACTTAAAAGAGTAGTAATTCATCATCCAACAGTATTTACACCATTTGAGAAGATTTAAGAAGCATTTGAACCAGGTTGATCAGTAGTTTCAGTCATTTTCTTCTGTCATATCACATActactattttttatggaatCTGAAACTCGATAGGCAGTTGTTCTCATATaacatatattctttttcttttccaggGGTTGAACATATGTCAAACATGGCAAGTAGTCCAAATATCAACGCCTAAAATAGGAGAAAGCTAAAAGAATAaaggcaaaaagaaaaagttgaacAAACATTTTCTTGCTAGACATTTGGATTCGTCTGTGAGCAATCAACCCTCCTTAATTAGAACAAACCTACTTTCTGTATCTACATCTGAGTGCCGAATTCTCTAATTGAGCTACTCACCTTGTACCATGTCAATGGTTGTCTTTGAGCTATGTAGGAACCTTCAACCCATTCAACAGAAGAGCTTCCGCTGAGTGAATGAAGACTCAGAGATTCTCCCTTTAGACCAACCTGTTTGGAACCAAGTAGCACCACCATTAAAAAAGGAACTTTTACAATGAGAGGTTTTGAATGTTCACAAACTACCTTGTAAGTCCATTTTTGCCATGTTAAGTCTCTTTTCCCCTCGTTCAGACCACTGAGGGAAACTGGACCGAGGACACCGGCATTCCATGTTTCAAAATGCGGGCCAACATTCTAAGTTCATGcacaagaaagaaatattggAAGTGAATATCGTAACTAAATTATTCTTCTGTAAGAAAGATGGCTGTGCATGTGGAATTTGTgtagagaaaggaaaagagaacaAACCGGGAGACCAACGGCAATGCTGAGCAGGGAAATCTTGTTAACTCCAGCTCTGAGATTCACACTTTTGCTAAAAGTTACTTTTGGGCTTTCTAGACTTCCATAGGCAGTTCCTGCAAGaaattcatacatatattGGTGTATTTTAAGTAGTACAATCATGGGACAAACATAAACATCAGTTTTAACACCTAGCTCACCCTCTGAAGGGATCATGAAAATGTGGGAACATGAAGATAAGATCTAAATATCAGGGCATTCAATTGGCTCATCCACCATATAATGATGAATCAAGAGAAGAGCTCCCTGCTCTCTATCAAACTAgataaatttcttgaaaatcagTGCAAATTGGACTACCCACCTGACAACTGCCCATTGATGAAGACGTGCAAAGCATGGCCTGCAGAAAAGACTGTAAGAACAGGCCACTTCCCTCCTCTTAGAAATCCTTCTCTAGGATCAATCTTCACACTGAATCATGCAAGAAAAGTCAGGAGagggaaaataatatatgactTGTTTCACGGCTATAATTTCATGCAGTAATGTTGAGATGCATATGATCtcaaaaagttacaaatataCTTACTCTGTTGTATACCACAAATAATCAGTGTTGTCTCTGGTTGTATTAATCTGCTCTCGCAATCCAACCATTGTAAACGAGTTGTCCTCATATGACATCAATTCTTCATTGTATGACTGCCAAGCAAATCCTTTGCTAACAGGGGTCATCTTCATTTGTGCACTTTGAGCACCAATCTTCACATGACAATTCAGATGGATATTAGTTACAGTTTCCACGACTGACTATATGTGTTGCGAAAAACTTAAGAATGTTCTGTCTTACCCTTGCTGTATTGTAAACCGTGTTCTTGCAATCAGGAAGGATGCTGATAGACCAAGGAGGCAAGTTGTAATGCATATTCCAAAAAGAGACCTTTGCAAATGAATGCTGATTGTAGTTTGCAAGAAAAGCAGCACAAGATCCAGATCTTGATTTGAAAACATGAGCCTGTATGGGTGAGAATGAATATGTGGTTTAAGGTTCATTTGCATCGTATCGAAGTGTAAGTATAACAGAACAGAAACCACTCCCAACCTCCTGATAGTTTCCAAGTGACATAACAGTGGGATCTCCAGATACTAAAGCTGGCTCACAGAGCTTTATTGCTCTGTGCAGATCTTTCAGATGTCCCCATTTCGGTTGCCTCAATAGTCCTACATGAAAAAGAA encodes:
- the LOC105163507 gene encoding beta-galactosidase translates to MMGWKIAMCNAFLVVMLVLLSSWVSWGEASVSYDHKAISVNGQRRILISGSIHYPRSTPEMWPDLIQKAKEGGLDVIQTYVFWNGHEPEPGKYYFEGRYDLVKFIKLVHQAGLYVNLRIGPYACAEWNFGGFPVWLKYVPGISFRTNNGPFKAAMQKFTTKIVNMMKAERLYETQGGPIILSQIENEYGPMEYELGAPGRAYSEWAAKMAVDLGTGVPWIMCKQDDAPDPIINTCNGFYCDYFSPNKAYKPKMWTEAWTGWFTQFGGPVPYRPAEDLAFSVARFIQKGGSFINYYMYHGGTNFGRTAGGPFIATSYDYDAPLDEYGLLRQPKWGHLKDLHRAIKLCEPALVSGDPTVMSLGNYQEAHVFKSRSGSCAAFLANYNQHSFAKVSFWNMHYNLPPWSISILPDCKNTVYNTARIGAQSAQMKMTPVSKGFAWQSYNEELMSYEDNSFTMVGLREQINTTRDNTDYLWYTTDVKIDPREGFLRGGKWPVLTVFSAGHALHVFINGQLSGTAYGSLESPKVTFSKSVNLRAGVNKISLLSIAVGLPNVGPHFETWNAGVLGPVSLSGLNEGKRDLTWQKWTYKVGLKGESLSLHSLSGSSSVEWVEGSYIAQRQPLTWYKTTFNAPSGNEPLALDMDTMSKGQVWINGQSIGRYWNEYKASGNCGACNYAGWFNEKKCLSNCGKASQRWYHVPRSWLRPTGNLLVVLEEWGGNPYGISLVKREVASVCADIYEWQPTLVNWQLQASGKVNKPLRPKAHLSCAAGQKISSIKFASFGTPQGSCGNFQEGSCHAFHSYDVFERYCIGQQSCTVPVTPEIFGGDPCPSVMKKLSVEAICS